Proteins encoded by one window of Pseudomonas tructae:
- a CDS encoding putative bifunctional diguanylate cyclase/phosphodiesterase encodes MEWLGLQMLAELPATGQILIDCRHNPYLLLLAFLIACAGSFATLDMAERLSHVELPAAQRQWRLLGACCLAGGIWAMHFVSMLALQTPLDVHFDVALTGASLLIMLLAAWMAMNTLGRQELQPRHYVQAAVCFGLGIVAMHYTGMAAMRSTAQQFYRPDLVAASAAAAIATSLAALLFARFFRNGSGTLYLVMKYGASLILAAGIVATHLLGMAALTLVIPPDTPLSLPVSDNSLQLSLTIAFITLLISASSISAALSDKKLQSKEHDLRRVNVLLSQLDQARVSLQQAAHYDALTNLVNRRGFNQVFAERLAEQTANDGMLAVMFLDIDHFKRINDSLGHDAGDELLKVIAAQIKTATRSQDVVARFGGDEFCILTALHSRDEARHLAQRIMQKMKEPIDLAGRRMVMTTSIGISVFPDDGHSCEELLKNADLALYQSKGCGRNILNFFNSNLKTRATLELQLEEELRIALLEERGLRIHYQPIFDLHSGQVAKLEALVRWQHPQHGLLSPDRFIGIAEANGLIADLDLWVLRHACADLAQLNRHGYDGLKVTVNCSALTLAREELAWEVEDALRQAGIPARQLELEVTENALMGNIHNTIALLKGIRAQGVSLSIDDFGTGYSSLAYLKRLPLDTLKIDRSFIQDVPRCRQDMEIVQAIIVMAHTLHLQVITEGVETIEQYQFLAQHGCDYLQGYLLSRPLPLGELRPVLGELNQRHEQALERFNPFAGTDQSMSPDLFADSPDYRASASVARPGR; translated from the coding sequence ATGGAGTGGCTGGGGCTGCAAATGCTCGCCGAACTTCCGGCAACCGGACAAATCCTAATTGATTGCAGGCATAACCCGTACCTGCTGCTGCTTGCGTTCCTGATCGCTTGTGCCGGCAGCTTCGCCACACTCGACATGGCCGAGCGCCTGAGCCATGTCGAACTCCCGGCAGCCCAGCGCCAGTGGCGTCTGTTAGGTGCTTGCTGCCTGGCCGGCGGCATCTGGGCCATGCATTTCGTCAGCATGCTGGCCCTGCAAACCCCGCTGGACGTGCACTTCGACGTCGCCCTGACCGGCGCCTCGTTGTTGATCATGCTGCTGGCCGCCTGGATGGCCATGAATACCCTGGGCCGCCAGGAACTGCAGCCGCGTCACTATGTGCAAGCAGCGGTGTGCTTTGGCCTGGGTATCGTTGCCATGCACTACACCGGCATGGCCGCCATGCGCTCCACTGCGCAGCAGTTCTATCGCCCGGACCTGGTCGCAGCCTCGGCTGCCGCCGCCATTGCCACCAGCCTTGCTGCCTTGTTGTTCGCGCGTTTTTTTCGTAACGGCAGCGGTACGCTCTACCTGGTGATGAAATATGGCGCCAGCCTGATACTCGCCGCCGGCATTGTCGCTACCCATCTGCTGGGGATGGCGGCATTGACCCTGGTGATCCCTCCCGATACGCCACTGTCGCTGCCAGTCAGTGACAACAGCCTGCAACTGAGCCTGACGATTGCCTTTATTACCCTGCTGATCAGCGCCAGCAGCATCAGCGCGGCACTGTCGGACAAAAAGCTGCAAAGCAAGGAGCATGACCTGCGCCGGGTCAACGTACTGCTTAGCCAACTGGACCAGGCGCGGGTATCGCTGCAGCAGGCGGCCCATTACGATGCACTGACCAACCTGGTCAATCGCCGGGGTTTCAACCAGGTGTTCGCCGAGCGCCTGGCCGAGCAAACGGCCAATGATGGCATGCTGGCGGTGATGTTCCTGGACATTGACCACTTCAAACGCATCAACGACAGCCTTGGCCATGATGCGGGCGACGAGTTGCTCAAGGTGATTGCCGCACAGATAAAGACCGCCACCCGCAGCCAGGACGTGGTCGCCCGGTTTGGCGGCGACGAGTTCTGCATCCTCACTGCCTTGCATAGCCGTGATGAGGCCCGGCACCTGGCCCAGCGCATCATGCAGAAGATGAAAGAGCCGATCGACCTGGCCGGGCGGCGCATGGTCATGACCACCAGCATCGGCATCAGCGTATTCCCCGATGACGGCCACAGTTGCGAAGAACTGCTGAAAAACGCCGACCTGGCCCTGTATCAATCCAAGGGTTGCGGGCGCAACATCCTCAACTTCTTCAACAGTAACCTGAAAACCCGGGCAACCCTGGAACTGCAACTAGAGGAAGAACTGCGTATCGCCCTGCTCGAAGAGCGTGGTTTGCGCATTCATTACCAACCGATTTTTGACCTGCACTCCGGCCAGGTCGCCAAGCTTGAAGCGCTGGTACGCTGGCAGCACCCGCAGCATGGATTGCTCAGCCCCGACCGTTTCATCGGTATTGCCGAAGCCAACGGCCTGATAGCCGACCTGGACTTGTGGGTACTGCGCCATGCCTGTGCCGACCTCGCCCAGCTCAACCGTCATGGCTATGACGGCCTGAAAGTCACGGTCAACTGCTCGGCGCTGACCCTGGCTCGCGAAGAGCTGGCCTGGGAAGTCGAGGACGCTCTGCGCCAAGCCGGGATCCCGGCGCGCCAACTGGAGCTGGAAGTCACCGAAAACGCCCTGATGGGCAACATTCACAACACCATCGCCTTGCTCAAGGGTATTCGGGCCCAGGGTGTATCGCTGTCGATCGATGACTTCGGTACCGGCTACTCGTCACTGGCCTACCTCAAACGCCTGCCGCTGGACACGCTGAAGATCGATCGATCATTCATTCAAGATGTACCGCGCTGCCGACAGGACATGGAAATCGTCCAGGCGATCATCGTCATGGCCCATACCCTGCATCTGCAAGTCATCACCGAAGGTGTCGAGACCATCGAGCAGTACCAGTTTCTTGCCCAGCATGGCTGCGATTACCTCCAGGGTTACCTGCTCAGCCGACCGCTACCGCTGGGCGAGCTGCGCCCGGTGCTGGGCGAACTCAACCAGCGCCATGAACAGGCACTGGAGCGGTTCAATCCTTTTGCCGGTACAGATCAATCAATGTCGCCGGATCTTTTTGCAGATAGCCCTGACTACCGTGCAAGCGCATCAGTTGCGCGGCCAGGCCGCTGA
- the livH gene encoding high-affinity branched-chain amino acid ABC transporter permease LivH, which yields MPEIYHFFQQLVNGLTIGSTYALIAIGYTMVYGIIGMINFAHGEVYMIGSYVAFIALAGLAMMGIDSLPILMTVAFVATIFVTSAYGYSIERVAYRPLRNSNRLIPLISAIGMSIFLQNTVLLSQDSKDKSIPNLIPGSISFGPGGAEEVLISYMQILVFIVTLVAMTGLTLFISRSRLGRACRACAEDIKMANLLGINTNNIIALTFVIGAALAAVAAVLLSMQYGVINPNAGFLVGLKAFTAAVLGGIGSIPGAMLGGLVLGVAEAFGADIFGDQYKDVVAFGLLVLVLLFRPTGILGRPEVEKV from the coding sequence ATGCCTGAGATCTATCACTTCTTCCAACAGCTGGTTAATGGCCTGACCATTGGCAGCACCTATGCCTTGATAGCCATTGGCTACACAATGGTTTACGGCATCATTGGAATGATCAACTTCGCCCATGGCGAGGTGTACATGATTGGTTCCTACGTGGCGTTCATTGCCCTTGCCGGGCTGGCCATGATGGGTATTGATTCACTGCCGATATTGATGACCGTCGCTTTCGTCGCCACGATCTTCGTAACCAGTGCCTATGGCTACAGTATCGAACGGGTCGCCTACCGTCCGTTGCGTAACAGCAACCGGTTGATCCCGCTGATTTCTGCCATCGGTATGTCGATTTTCCTGCAAAACACCGTATTGCTATCCCAGGACTCCAAGGACAAGTCCATCCCCAACCTGATCCCTGGGAGCATCTCCTTCGGCCCGGGCGGCGCAGAGGAAGTGCTGATCTCCTACATGCAGATCCTGGTTTTCATCGTCACCCTGGTGGCCATGACCGGTTTGACCCTGTTCATCTCCCGCTCGCGTCTGGGCCGGGCCTGCCGGGCCTGTGCCGAAGACATCAAGATGGCCAACCTGTTGGGCATCAACACCAACAACATCATCGCCCTGACCTTCGTCATCGGTGCGGCCCTGGCCGCCGTGGCGGCGGTACTGCTGAGCATGCAGTACGGCGTGATCAACCCCAACGCCGGCTTTCTGGTGGGCTTGAAGGCTTTCACCGCGGCAGTGTTGGGCGGCATCGGCAGTATTCCGGGCGCCATGCTCGGTGGGCTGGTGCTGGGGGTGGCTGAAGCCTTTGGTGCCGATATCTTCGGTGACCAGTACAAGGACGTGGTGGCGTTCGGCCTGTTGGTTCTCGTGCTGTTGTTCCGTCCGACCGGCATTCTCGGCCGTCCGGAGGTTGAAAAAGTATGA
- a CDS encoding NAD(P)-dependent oxidoreductase, whose protein sequence is MSTARPLLGFAGIGLMGLPMCRRLLAAGYPLTVWNRSPDKCAELVEAGARQVATPAELCQHADVLMLCLADTAVVREVVFGHEGIAAGGKAGQLLVDFSSLEPTATREMASELATSTGMGWLDTPVSGGTPGAEAGTLVIMAGGTAADLDRVRPILLTLGQRVTHMGPVGAGQVTKACNQMIVACNALVIAEVVALAEQSGVDARLIAEALAGGFADSKPLQILAPQMAESRFEPVKWHVRTLLKDLDSAVTFSREQGSATPISGLAAQLMRLHGSQGYLQKDPATLIDLYRQKD, encoded by the coding sequence ATGAGCACTGCACGTCCTTTGTTGGGGTTTGCCGGTATCGGTCTGATGGGATTGCCCATGTGCCGGCGACTGTTGGCAGCGGGTTATCCGCTGACGGTCTGGAACCGTTCGCCGGACAAATGCGCCGAACTGGTCGAGGCCGGCGCACGTCAGGTGGCAACCCCGGCCGAGCTGTGTCAGCACGCCGATGTGTTGATGCTGTGCCTGGCCGATACCGCAGTGGTACGCGAGGTGGTGTTTGGCCACGAGGGAATTGCCGCAGGTGGCAAGGCCGGCCAGTTGCTGGTGGATTTCTCCAGCCTGGAGCCGACGGCCACTCGGGAAATGGCCAGTGAACTGGCGACCAGCACCGGCATGGGCTGGCTCGATACACCGGTATCCGGCGGCACCCCGGGCGCCGAAGCCGGCACCCTGGTAATCATGGCCGGTGGTACGGCGGCAGATCTTGATCGGGTGCGGCCGATTTTGCTGACCCTCGGCCAGCGGGTCACCCACATGGGGCCGGTAGGCGCAGGGCAGGTGACCAAGGCGTGCAACCAGATGATCGTTGCCTGCAATGCCTTGGTAATTGCCGAAGTTGTAGCGCTGGCCGAGCAATCGGGCGTAGACGCCCGCCTGATCGCCGAAGCCCTGGCCGGCGGTTTTGCCGATTCAAAACCCTTGCAGATTCTCGCCCCGCAAATGGCCGAAAGCCGTTTCGAGCCAGTCAAGTGGCACGTGCGGACCTTGCTCAAGGACTTGGACAGCGCCGTGACGTTCTCCCGCGAGCAGGGCTCGGCGACGCCGATCAGCGGCCTGGCCGCGCAACTGATGCGCTTGCACGGTAGTCAGGGCTATCTGCAAAAAGATCCGGCGACATTGATTGATCTGTACCGGCAAAAGGATTGA
- a CDS encoding DUF2288 domain-containing protein, with product MTDQASTLYAKLLGETATIEWKALERFWAKGDLIWVDPSLDLIKVAQAMAENRSDAFAKWRDDGTVGAVTAQQALDLQSRDPEIWAVVVSPFIVIQEKAKG from the coding sequence ATGACTGATCAAGCAAGCACCCTCTATGCCAAATTGCTCGGCGAGACGGCAACAATCGAGTGGAAAGCGCTGGAGCGTTTTTGGGCCAAGGGTGACCTGATTTGGGTCGACCCGAGCCTGGACCTGATCAAAGTTGCACAGGCAATGGCCGAAAACCGTAGCGATGCCTTTGCTAAGTGGCGTGATGATGGCACTGTCGGCGCGGTCACTGCGCAGCAGGCGCTAGACCTTCAGAGCCGCGATCCAGAGATCTGGGCAGTGGTCGTTTCGCCGTTTATCGTGATTCAGGAGAAGGCCAAAGGCTGA
- the rapA gene encoding RNA polymerase-associated protein RapA encodes MAQQYQPGQRWISDSEAELGLGTVLAQDGRLLTVLYPATGDTRQYALRNAPLTRVRFSPGDQIIHFEGWKLTVREVEDVDGLLVYHGLDAQNQARTLPETQLSNFIQFRLASDRLFAGQIDPLPWFSLRYNTLEHTSRQLQSSLWGLGGTRAQPIAHQLHIAREVADRIAPRVLLADEVGLGKTIEAGLVIHRQLLSGRASRVLILVPENLQHQWLVEMRRRFNLQVALFDAERFIESDASNPFEDAQLALVALEWLTEDEKAQDALFAAGWDLLVVDEAHHLVWHEDQVSPEYALVEQLAEIIPGVLLLTATPEQLGQDSHFARLRLLDPNRFHDLAAFRAESEHYRPVAEAVQELLDEGRLSPKAHATIEGFLGAEGEALLAAVNDGDTQASARLIRELLDRHGTGRVLFRNTRAAVQGFPERNLHPYPLPNPDQYMELPLGEHAELYPEVAFQSQGEGGEEERWWRFDPRVDWLIDTLKMLKRVKVLVICAHAETAMDLEDALRVRSGIPATVFHEGMSILERDRAAAYFADEEFGAQVLICSEIGSEGRNFQFAHHLVLFDLPAHPDLLEQRIGRLDRIGQKHTIELHVPHLQNSPQERLFQWYNQALNAFLNTCPTGNALQHQFGPRLLPLLESGDDDEWQALVDEARAERERLEAELHSGRDRLLELNSGGAGEGQELVEAILEQDDQFALPIYMETLFDAFGIDSEDHSENALILKPSEKMLDASFPLGDDEGVTITYDRNQALSREDMQFITWEHPMVQGGMDLVLSGSMGNTSVALIKNKALKPGTVLLELLYVSEVVAPRALQLGRYLPPAALRCLLDTNGNDLASRVSFETLNDQLESVPKASANKFIQAQRDVLAPRINSGETKIMPRHAERVAEAQRRLAAETDEELARMTALQAVNPSVRDSEIEALRKQREQGLAMLEKAALRLEAIRVLVAG; translated from the coding sequence ATGGCGCAGCAGTATCAACCGGGGCAACGCTGGATCAGCGACAGCGAAGCCGAGCTAGGCCTGGGGACCGTTCTGGCACAGGACGGCCGCTTGTTGACCGTGCTCTACCCGGCCACTGGCGACACCCGTCAGTACGCCCTGCGCAATGCGCCCCTGACCCGCGTGCGTTTCTCGCCGGGCGACCAGATCATTCATTTCGAGGGCTGGAAGCTGACCGTGCGCGAGGTCGAGGATGTCGACGGCCTGCTGGTCTACCATGGCCTCGACGCCCAGAACCAGGCCCGCACCCTGCCGGAAACCCAGCTGTCGAACTTCATCCAGTTCCGCCTGGCCAGCGACCGTCTGTTCGCCGGGCAGATCGACCCCCTGCCGTGGTTCTCGCTGCGCTACAACACCCTGGAGCACACCAGCCGTCAGCTGCAATCGTCGCTCTGGGGCCTGGGTGGCACCCGCGCACAACCGATCGCCCACCAGTTGCACATCGCCCGCGAAGTGGCCGACCGCATCGCCCCGCGGGTACTGCTGGCCGACGAAGTGGGCCTGGGCAAGACCATCGAAGCCGGCCTGGTCATTCATCGCCAGTTGCTCTCGGGCCGCGCCAGCCGCGTGCTGATCCTGGTTCCGGAGAACCTGCAGCACCAATGGCTGGTGGAAATGCGTCGGCGCTTCAACCTGCAGGTCGCGCTGTTCGATGCCGAGCGCTTTATCGAAAGCGACGCCAGCAACCCCTTCGAGGATGCCCAACTGGCGCTGGTCGCCCTGGAATGGCTGACCGAAGACGAAAAGGCCCAGGATGCACTGTTCGCCGCCGGCTGGGACCTGCTGGTGGTCGACGAGGCTCACCACCTGGTCTGGCATGAAGACCAGGTCAGCCCCGAGTACGCCCTGGTCGAGCAACTGGCCGAGATCATCCCCGGTGTCCTGCTACTCACCGCAACCCCGGAGCAACTGGGCCAGGACAGCCACTTCGCGCGCCTGCGCCTGCTTGATCCGAACCGTTTCCACGACCTTGCCGCCTTCCGCGCCGAGAGCGAACACTATCGCCCGGTAGCCGAAGCGGTACAGGAACTGCTCGACGAAGGCCGCCTGTCGCCCAAGGCCCACGCCACCATCGAAGGTTTCCTCGGCGCCGAAGGCGAAGCCCTGCTGGCAGCGGTCAACGATGGCGATACCCAGGCCAGTGCCCGCCTGATCCGCGAGTTGCTGGACCGCCACGGCACCGGCCGGGTGCTGTTCCGTAACACCCGCGCCGCCGTTCAGGGCTTTCCTGAACGCAACCTGCACCCCTACCCGCTACCCAACCCCGACCAGTACATGGAGCTGCCGCTGGGCGAGCACGCCGAGCTGTACCCGGAAGTGGCCTTCCAGTCCCAGGGCGAAGGCGGTGAAGAGGAGCGCTGGTGGCGTTTTGATCCACGGGTCGACTGGCTGATCGACACCCTGAAGATGCTCAAGCGGGTCAAGGTCCTGGTGATCTGTGCCCACGCCGAAACCGCCATGGACCTGGAAGACGCCCTGCGCGTGCGTTCCGGCATTCCAGCCACGGTGTTCCATGAAGGCATGAGCATCCTTGAGCGTGACCGCGCCGCCGCCTACTTTGCCGACGAAGAGTTCGGTGCCCAGGTATTGATCTGCTCGGAAATTGGCAGTGAAGGCCGCAACTTCCAGTTTGCCCATCACTTGGTGCTGTTCGACCTGCCAGCCCACCCGGACCTGCTTGAGCAGCGTATCGGCCGTCTGGACCGGATCGGCCAGAAGCACACCATCGAGCTGCATGTTCCGCACCTGCAGAACAGCCCGCAAGAGCGTCTGTTCCAGTGGTACAACCAGGCCCTGAACGCCTTCCTCAACACCTGCCCGACCGGTAACGCCCTGCAACATCAGTTCGGCCCACGCCTGCTGCCACTGCTCGAAAGCGGTGACGACGATGAATGGCAAGCGCTGGTGGACGAAGCCCGTGCCGAGCGCGAGCGCCTTGAAGCCGAGCTGCACAGTGGCCGCGACCGCCTGCTTGAACTCAATTCCGGGGGCGCCGGTGAAGGCCAGGAACTGGTCGAAGCGATCCTTGAGCAGGATGACCAGTTCGCCCTGCCGATCTACATGGAAACCCTGTTCGACGCCTTTGGCATCGACAGCGAAGACCACTCGGAAAACGCCCTGATCCTCAAACCGAGCGAAAAAATGCTCGACGCCAGCTTCCCGCTGGGCGACGACGAAGGCGTGACCATCACCTACGACCGCAACCAGGCGCTGTCACGCGAAGACATGCAGTTCATCACCTGGGAGCACCCGATGGTCCAGGGCGGCATGGACCTGGTGCTGTCCGGCTCGATGGGCAACACCTCGGTAGCCTTGATCAAGAACAAAGCGCTCAAGCCGGGTACTGTCCTGCTGGAGTTGCTGTACGTCAGTGAGGTTGTGGCGCCGCGTGCCCTGCAACTGGGCCGTTACCTGCCACCGGCGGCCTTGCGCTGCCTGCTCGACACCAACGGTAATGATCTGGCTTCGCGGGTCTCGTTCGAGACCCTCAACGACCAGCTCGAAAGCGTGCCCAAGGCCAGCGCCAACAAGTTCATCCAGGCCCAGCGCGATGTGCTGGCGCCACGAATCAACAGTGGCGAAACCAAGATCATGCCGCGGCATGCCGAACGCGTTGCTGAGGCCCAGCGGCGACTGGCAGCGGAAACCGACGAAGAACTGGCGCGCATGACTGCGCTGCAAGCGGTCAACCCAAGCGTGCGCGACAGCGAAATCGAGGCGCTGCGCAAGCAACGTGAACAAGGCTTGGCGATGCTGGAAAAAGCGGCGCTGCGTCTGGAAGCGATTCGGGTGCTGGTCGCCGGTTAA
- a CDS encoding spinster family MFS transporter, with amino-acid sequence MQSSTQAANAWRILFLLFLANLFNFFDRTIPAIIMEPIRLEWHLSDFQIGLIGTAFTLVYAIAGLPLGRLADNGSRSKLMGWGLVAWSGLTAVNGMVGSFWSFLLVRMGVGIGEASYAPAANSLIGDLFPAQRRARAMGIFMLGLPLGLLLAFFSIGAMVQAFDSWRAPFFIAAVPGLLLAVFMFMIREPARGAAEPVAISQAPLDRPLRRLLSIPTFCWLVLAGLTFNFASYACNSFMVPMLQRYFLLSLQQAAVATGLIVGLTGLVGLTLGGWIADKVHQRFANGRLLFGALSMLVATVATAWALHAGRTEIGVFVAVFGVGWLFAYNFYTCVYTAIQDVVQPRLRATAMALFFAGLYLLGGGLGPVVVGALSDHFALTAMQAAGAVQMSEAFKAEGLHGAMYLIPIALMLTLGFLLLASRCFSRDAQRMREGMVADSEALGIKPVVA; translated from the coding sequence ATGCAGAGCTCCACTCAAGCGGCGAACGCCTGGCGAATCCTGTTCCTGTTGTTTCTGGCCAACCTGTTCAACTTCTTCGATCGCACCATTCCCGCCATCATCATGGAGCCGATCCGCCTCGAGTGGCATCTGAGCGACTTCCAGATCGGTCTGATCGGCACTGCCTTTACCTTGGTCTACGCGATTGCCGGGCTACCACTGGGGCGGCTGGCCGACAACGGCTCGCGCAGCAAATTGATGGGCTGGGGTCTGGTGGCCTGGAGCGGGTTGACAGCGGTCAACGGCATGGTTGGCAGCTTCTGGAGCTTTTTGCTGGTGCGCATGGGGGTGGGGATCGGCGAGGCCAGTTATGCGCCGGCGGCCAACTCGCTGATCGGTGACCTGTTCCCGGCGCAGCGGCGGGCGCGGGCCATGGGTATTTTCATGCTCGGGCTGCCGCTGGGGTTGCTGCTGGCGTTCTTCAGCATTGGTGCAATGGTGCAGGCTTTTGACAGCTGGCGGGCGCCATTCTTCATCGCTGCAGTGCCGGGGCTGTTGTTGGCGGTGTTCATGTTCATGATCCGCGAGCCGGCGCGCGGGGCGGCAGAGCCGGTGGCGATTTCCCAGGCGCCACTGGACCGCCCCTTACGGAGGCTGTTGAGCATACCGACCTTTTGCTGGTTGGTGCTGGCGGGGCTGACCTTCAATTTTGCCAGCTACGCGTGCAACTCATTCATGGTACCGATGCTGCAGCGCTACTTCCTTCTCTCGCTGCAGCAGGCTGCGGTGGCCACCGGTTTGATTGTCGGCCTGACCGGCCTGGTGGGCCTGACCCTCGGTGGCTGGATTGCTGACAAGGTGCACCAGCGCTTTGCCAACGGGCGCTTGTTGTTCGGGGCCTTGAGTATGCTGGTAGCGACTGTGGCGACAGCCTGGGCGTTGCACGCCGGGCGGACCGAGATCGGCGTGTTCGTGGCCGTGTTTGGGGTTGGCTGGCTGTTTGCCTATAACTTCTACACCTGCGTTTACACCGCGATTCAGGATGTGGTGCAGCCACGACTAAGGGCTACGGCGATGGCATTGTTCTTTGCCGGGCTGTATCTGCTGGGTGGCGGCCTGGGGCCGGTGGTGGTCGGCGCGCTATCGGATCATTTTGCGCTGACAGCGATGCAGGCGGCGGGGGCAGTGCAGATGAGCGAGGCGTTCAAGGCTGAAGGCCTGCATGGCGCGATGTACCTGATACCGATTGCGTTGATGTTGACGCTGGGGTTCCTGTTGCTGGCCTCGCGGTGTTTTAGCCGGGATGCGCAACGGATGAGGGAAGGGATGGTGGCGGATAGTGAGGCGCTGGGCATCAAGCCTGTGGTGGCTTGA
- a CDS encoding branched-chain amino acid ABC transporter substrate-binding protein produces the protein MSKATKQISKLFAAMVLAGVASHSFAADTIKIGIAGPKTGPVTQYGDMQFIGAKQAIKDINAKGGVDGKMLEAKEYDDACDPKQAVAVANKVVNDGVKYVVGHLCSSSTQPASDIYEDEGVIMITPAATSPEITSRGYKLIFRTIGLDSAQGPAAGNYIADHVKPKVVAVLHDKQQYGEGIASAVKTTLEGKGVKVAVFEGLNAGDKDFSSIIQKLKQANVDFVYYGGYHPELGLILRQAKEKGLNAKFMGPEGVGNDSISQIAQGASEGLLVTLPKSFDADPANKAIADAIKADGKDPSGPFVFPAYSAVQLIAEGIKAAKSEDSDKVAAAIHAGTFKTPTGDLSYDAKGDLKDFKFVVYEWHFGKPKTEVSPQ, from the coding sequence ATGAGTAAGGCTACTAAGCAGATTTCCAAGCTGTTTGCCGCAATGGTACTGGCCGGGGTTGCCAGCCATTCGTTTGCAGCCGATACCATCAAGATCGGCATCGCCGGCCCGAAAACCGGCCCGGTCACTCAGTACGGCGACATGCAGTTCATCGGTGCAAAACAGGCCATCAAGGACATCAACGCCAAGGGCGGCGTCGACGGCAAGATGCTTGAAGCCAAAGAATACGATGACGCCTGCGACCCTAAACAGGCCGTGGCAGTCGCCAACAAAGTGGTCAACGACGGCGTCAAGTACGTGGTCGGCCACCTGTGCTCCAGCTCCACCCAGCCTGCGTCCGACATCTATGAAGATGAAGGCGTGATCATGATCACCCCGGCTGCCACCAGCCCGGAAATCACCTCCCGCGGCTACAAGCTGATCTTCCGCACCATCGGCCTGGACAGCGCCCAGGGCCCGGCGGCCGGCAACTACATCGCCGACCACGTCAAACCGAAAGTGGTTGCGGTACTGCACGACAAACAGCAGTACGGTGAAGGTATCGCCAGCGCCGTCAAAACCACCCTCGAAGGCAAAGGCGTCAAGGTTGCCGTGTTCGAAGGCCTCAACGCCGGCGACAAGGACTTCTCTTCGATCATCCAGAAGCTCAAGCAAGCCAACGTCGACTTCGTCTACTACGGCGGCTACCACCCGGAGCTGGGCCTGATCCTGCGTCAAGCCAAAGAGAAAGGCCTGAACGCCAAGTTCATGGGCCCCGAAGGTGTTGGTAACGACTCCATCTCGCAAATCGCCCAGGGTGCCTCCGAAGGCCTGCTGGTCACCTTGCCCAAGTCCTTCGATGCCGACCCTGCGAACAAGGCCATCGCCGACGCTATCAAAGCAGATGGCAAAGACCCTAGCGGCCCGTTCGTATTCCCGGCCTACTCGGCTGTCCAGCTGATCGCCGAAGGCATCAAGGCCGCCAAGTCCGAAGACTCCGACAAGGTAGCAGCAGCCATCCATGCCGGTACCTTCAAGACCCCGACCGGTGACCTGTCGTACGACGCCAAAGGCGACCTGAAAGACTTCAAATTCGTGGTCTACGAATGGCATTTCGGCAAACCTAAAACCGAAGTTTCTCCTCAGTAA